In one window of bacterium DNA:
- a CDS encoding cupin domain-containing protein translates to MVRLQAADTVWPEEVLKLPSIEFHVAGVTGHSLKNHEKQVTFFRFDEGVTVPDHSHGAQWGYLVTGEMTLEIEGRTELYQAGDVYYIPAGKKHRTSFSQMSHVIDMGDDPHRYPLRG, encoded by the coding sequence ATGGTAAGACTGCAAGCGGCCGACACCGTCTGGCCCGAAGAAGTCCTGAAGCTCCCCTCGATCGAATTCCACGTCGCCGGCGTGACCGGCCACTCCCTGAAGAACCACGAGAAGCAGGTGACGTTCTTCCGCTTCGACGAAGGCGTGACCGTCCCCGACCACAGCCACGGCGCCCAGTGGGGCTACCTCGTCACCGGCGAGATGACCCTGGAGATCGAGGGCCGCACCGAGCTGTACCAGGCCGGCGACGTCTACTACATCCCCGCGGGCAAGAAGCACCGCACCTCGTTCAGCCAGATGTCGCACGTGATCGACATGGGCGACGATCCCCACCGCTACCCCCTGCGGGGCTAG
- a CDS encoding flavin reductase family protein: MALTPSPHDPALQLLASPVVVVGAADGERRGGLTAAWVSRVSAAPPLLVVSVSPLRHTHGLLRDGGEFTVSVLREGQVEVARLFGLQSGRDLDKWERAPAVLLGGGVPALRDCAARLLCRLVGRHPAGDHELLVGEVLVSEVVGGGPALPMRGTDYAPRG, translated from the coding sequence ATGGCCTTGACGCCTTCGCCCCACGATCCCGCCCTGCAGCTGTTGGCTTCGCCCGTGGTGGTCGTCGGCGCCGCCGACGGCGAGCGCCGGGGCGGCCTGACCGCCGCCTGGGTGTCCCGCGTCTCGGCCGCGCCGCCGCTGCTCGTGGTTTCGGTCTCGCCGCTGCGGCACACCCACGGGCTGCTGCGCGACGGGGGGGAATTCACGGTCTCGGTGCTGCGCGAGGGGCAGGTGGAGGTCGCGCGCCTGTTCGGGCTGCAGTCCGGCCGCGACCTCGACAAGTGGGAGCGAGCGCCCGCCGTCCTGCTGGGCGGGGGCGTGCCGGCGCTGCGGGACTGCGCGGCCCGGCTGCTGTGCCGTCTGGTGGGCCGCCACCCGGCCGGCGACCACGAACTGCTGGTCGGGGAAGTGCTCGTCTCGGAGGTCGTGGGGGGCGGCCCCGCGCTGCCGATGCGCGGAACCGACTACGCCCCGCGAGGTTGA